The following are encoded together in the Microscilla marina ATCC 23134 genome:
- a CDS encoding transmembrane-type terpene cyclase: MLLTLFGSDPWINLKDYTPFVLITFGIGCLLWAVVYVIVIRDIIKTKKIDIPNAAICCNFAWEIYWGLFYHTNMGRLFEWAYFIWFFLDMFIVYSMFKYGASQAITPGTKKLHVPAMAIILTMWLVIFYFEIPQYDDPVGALSGWIVNVYMSVLFCYLKIRTPEFGLNRWVAVGKFLGTGFCTSVVFVNLYANKTLVALCFIFAAFDLIYIYLVFTGPKASDVHASN; encoded by the coding sequence ATGTTATTAACGCTTTTTGGGTCTGACCCCTGGATTAACCTCAAAGACTACACCCCTTTTGTGCTCATTACTTTTGGCATAGGCTGTTTGTTATGGGCAGTAGTATATGTCATTGTCATTAGAGATATTATAAAAACCAAAAAAATAGATATTCCCAATGCCGCTATTTGCTGTAACTTTGCCTGGGAAATTTACTGGGGATTATTTTATCACACCAATATGGGAAGGCTGTTTGAGTGGGCTTACTTTATTTGGTTTTTTCTGGACATGTTCATCGTTTACTCCATGTTTAAGTACGGCGCCAGTCAAGCTATTACGCCTGGTACCAAAAAACTACACGTACCCGCGATGGCCATTATATTGACTATGTGGCTGGTTATTTTTTATTTCGAAATCCCTCAATACGACGACCCCGTTGGGGCACTATCGGGATGGATCGTCAATGTATATATGAGTGTGCTTTTTTGCTATCTAAAAATAAGAACGCCTGAGTTTGGCCTTAACCGTTGGGTGGCAGTGGGTAAATTTTTAGGTACAGGATTTTGTACGTCAGTAGTATTTGTAAACCTCTATGCCAATAAAACACTGGTGGCATTATGCTTTATTTTTGCTGCATTTGACCTCATTTATATTTATCTTGTATTTACAGGGCCCAAGGCTTCGGATGTGCATGCCAGCAATTAA